CCCGGGCGGAAATGGTCCGCCGCTACCGGGAAAAATCCGGCCGGTCCTTTGAAAAGTTTGACTTTTATTATTGTTTTGGCATGTTTCGCCTGGCGGTCATCGCCCAGCAGATCTACTACCGGTATTTTCACGGCCAGACCAAAGATAAACGTTTCGGGATGCTGATTTTTGTCGTCCATATTCTTGAGCGCGCTGCGGTTAAGGTGATGGAAGGGTCAAAACTGTAACCTCCGGATAAAAAAATATGATGGACCGGTTGCAATCTGAAAAAAACAGCTTATATTAGCGGTGAGACCCCGCCGCCACCGGACGGGGTCGTTTATTTTAGAAGATCGCATTTTAAAACGGGGGTCAAGAAAAGGAGACAGACACAATGACGGATCGTTCGACTATTACGCTTTACAGCGGGGGGCACAAAGGCGCCGAAGCCGAGTTCGGGAAGCTTGCCGAGCAGTGGGGAATTCAGGAAGTTAACTATTCGTTTGACGGACACGAAGTCGAGCGCACGCGAGGGGTCCGGGTATTGAGCCCGGCTGAACTCGAAAAGGGCAATGTCAGCATGGAGATTGTCTCCCTTCGCGTGGGCCGCAACTTTTCAAAGGCTGAAAAAATCCGGAAGGTGATTCAGTCCATTTTTCACATGGTCAACAGCGGTTACTGCGTGATTGCCGTGGGTTGGATACAGCCGGACGGCACTGTCAAGGGGGGAACCGGTTGGGGGGTTGAGCTGGCAAAACTTTTTAACCGCCCGGTCAGTGTGTACGACCAGGACCGCAAAGGCTGGTTTACCTGGAAGGATAACAACTGGGTAGCCCAAAAGCCGCTGATTACCCATAAGACATTTGCCGGGACCGGTACCCGAAACCTGACCGATGACGGCCGCAAAGCGGTTTATGATCTTTTTGAAGCCTCTTTCGGACCCTCCCGGGGCTGATCAGCCGTTTTCTCTCCATGTCATTCAATTTTTATAGGCGCTGCCGGAGGTCTGTATTGAGACCTTCGGCCGGCCTGTTAAAATAACATTCCGGATCTCTTCATTCACTACCATCATTTGGGCGGTAAATTTTGGCGCAACGTATTTTTCCATTTTTAGAGTGGTTCCAGAATTACCGGTTCGACAGTTTCAAGTCCGATGCCGTTGCCGGGCTTACCGTGGCCCTGGTGTTGATTCCGCAGTCGATGGCCTATGCGCAGCTGGCGGGTTTGCCGGCCTATTACGGGCTGTATGCATCCTTTCTGCCGCCGCTGGTGGCGGCCCTGTTCGGTTCGAGCCGCCAGCTCGCGACCGGGCCGGTTGCGGTGGTTTCATTGCTGACGGCCGTGACCCTTGAACCGCTGGCGACTGCCGGAAGCCAGGGCTATATCGCCTATGCCGTCATGCTGACCCTGATTATCGGCGTTATCCAATTCTCTTTGGGTATTCTGAGGCTCGGTATCGTCATTAATTTTCTCTCCCTCCCGGTCATAAACGGATTTACCAATGCCGCCGCCATCATTATTGCTTCATCGCAACTCCCAAAGCTCTTCGGTGTCGATATTGATAAAGCCCTGAATCACCTTGATACCATCGTCGGCTTATTCAAAGCCGTCGCCGCCGATACGCACGGACCGACCCTGATGATGGGGCTCCTGGCGTTTGTCATTATGTACGGCTTAAAGCGGCTGGTGCCCAGAGTTCCCGGCATACTGGTGGCGGTGGTTGTGACAAGCCTGTTGTCATGGGGATTGGATTTTTACCGTGAAACGTCGGTGGACTTGCCGGCGGTCCAATCCCAGGAAGTCAACAAACTGATACAGCTATACAACCGGGAGATGCTCTCGGTCCAGTCGCTTTCCAGCAATCGCAGCGAGCTGACCAGGGAGCTGAACCGGGCCGCGAAAACGCTCCATCCGCTCAAGGCGCTGGAGCTGAAACATCAGATAGCGGTCTTGACGCACCATGTTGATACCCAAAAAAAACAGGCGGCCGGCTATCGTGAAAAGTTGCGGGGTTTTTATCTTGCGGGTGTGCGCAGTCCCGGGGGAAGCCTGCTGTTATGGTTGAAAAATGAAGTCCCCCGAGACAGCCAAAGCGATGGCCGAACCTGGCGCATCCAAATAGACAAACAGACGATCCTGACCGATTCCATCCGCTTAACGTCCGGCGGCAAAGTGGTAGGGTTCGTTCCGAAAGGGTTGCCGGCGGTTTCGTTCCCCCGAATGGAATTTCATACTGTGTTACACCTGTTGACCTTTGCTGCGATCATCTCTTTGCTGGGGTTCATGGAGGCCATTTCCATCGCAAAGGCCATGGCAGCCAAAACCGGACAGCGAATCGACCCGAACCAGGAGCTCATCGGGCAGGGCCTTGCCAACATTTTCGGATCCTTTACGAGCAGTTACCCCACTTCCGGGTCATTCTCCCGATCGGCCGTCAATCTGCAGACCGGTGCGATTTCCGGGCTCTCCGGTGTGATTACCGGGCTGGCAGTGGCCCTCGTGCTCCTGTTTTTTACGCCGCTGCTCTATTATTTGCCCCAGTCTGTCCTGGCGGCCATCATTATGGTGGCGGTCATAGATCTCATCAACATTTCAGGCTTCATCCATGCCTGGCAGGCCCAGTGGTATGACGGCGCCATCTCCATCATCACATTTGTCGGCACACTGGTTTCAGCGCCGCACCTGGATCGTGGTATTTTTATCGGGGTGGGGCTGTCCCTGCTGGTATTTCTTTATAAAAGCATGCGTCCGGCCACGGCCTCTCTGTCGCTTTATGACGATGAAGCGCTCCATGATGCCGTGACTTTCTGCCTGCAGGAGTGCCGTCTCATGGAAGTGGTCCGGTTCGACGGGCCTTTGTTTTTCGCTAATGCAACCTATCTGGAAGACCAGATCAATATGCATCGTCAAACCAAAAAAGAACTGAAACATATTATTATCTATGCCAACAGCATCAACGATCTGGATGCAACCGGCGAGGAGGCGCTGTCTTTAATCGTGGACAGGGTCCGCAGCGCCGGCGTGGATATTTCTTTTGCCGGCGCCAACCGGTCGGTCATGGCGGTTTTCAAACGCACCCATCTGCTGTTCAAAATCGGTGAGGACCACTTTTATCCAACGATCGAAAAAGCGATATCCGCGGTGCATGCCCAGACCCACAGTGAAAACGAAGAAAAAATGTGCCCCCTTACGACGGTGTGCCGTCTGCCGGGAAGCGAAAGCGAGGTTTAACATGTCTGTCATTACGGTATTCAGCGGAAGCTACTGCAAAGAGACAGATGTCATCGGCCGGCTGCAGGAAGCAACCGGTTATGAATTGATTGCCGATTCTGAAATAGTTGCTGAAGCCGGCAGGCTTTCCGGTCTGTCCGAGGGTAAAATTGCACGGTGTTTTTCAGCCAAGACATCCATTTTCGACAAGTTCGGCCGGGAAAAAAAACAGGCCGTCATTTTCCTTAAATCCGTCTTGGCAAAACTGCTTTCCCGGGATAAACTGCTGATTGCAGGTTTTTGCGGTCAGTTGATTCCGAAACCGATCTCGCATATCCTGCGGGTCTGCCTGATTGCGGATATGAAACACCGAATTGCACTGGCAGTCGCGGCGGACAAAATCACGGAAAAAGAAGCCATTCGGCTGATCAACAAAAAGGATGAAGACCGTGTCGCCTGGACACTGGCGCTATTCGAAAAAAAGGACCCATGGGACGGATCTTTCTATGATATGGTCCTGCCCATGGACAAAATAGCCGTATCGGACGCAGTGGGCCGAATTGCCGAGAATGCAGCTAAAGCGGTCGTCCAGCCGACTGAACGGTCCCAACAGGCGGTTGCCGATTTTATGGTTGAAGCCCGGGTTGAACAAGCCCTGTTTAAGGCGGGTCATTCCGTGGATGTCGCGACTCAAGCCGGGCAGGTCACCCTTACCATCAACCGGAATGTGCTGCGGTTCAAACGCCTTGAAAACGAACTTCGCAAGCTTGTGGGTCAGGTGCCGGGGGCTGTCGATGTTCAGCTCAAGATCGGCAAAAAATACCATAAGAGCAATATCTATCGCCGGCACGATTTTTCGTTGCCGGACCGGGTTCTGCTGGTGGATGATGAACGTGAATTCGCCGAATCCCTGTCGGAGCGTCTGACAATGCAGGATATAGACGCGGCCGTGACCTATGACGGCAGTGCGGCACTGGACCTGATCAGCGAGGAAGAACCGGAAGTGATGCTGCTGGATCTGAATATGCCCGGGATAAATGGCATGGAAGTCTTGAAGCAGGTTAAAACAAACCGGCCGGAGGTGGAAGTCATCATCATGACGGCGCATGGTTCCGAGGCCGAAAGAAAAAGGTGTATGGAACTGGGCGCATTTGCCTTTTTACAGAAGCCGGTGGATCCTGACATCCTGAGCGAAACGCTTCGCAGGGCAAAGAAAAAAATCCGCCGAAATATTGCCCGACAATCGTAATCGGTTCCGGATACCTGAGGCCTGTTATCGCTATTTATGGTGATAAGGCAATTTTTTAAAAGATATGGAAATTAACATCATTTTCATTTTTTTCAACGAAGGGAGAATAGCATGTCCAAAGAAGCCCTCTTGAAAGGCAAGAAAATCCTGATCGTGGATGACGAACCGGATGTCCTGGATACGTTGGAAGAGTTGTTGTCCATGTGCGATATCACTAGAGCTTCCAGCTTCGATGAAGCCAGCAGGCTGCTGGAGAATGAGAAATTTGAATTTGCGATTTTGGATATTATGGGGGTGGCCGGTTACGATCTGCTGAAAATAGCCTCAAAGAAAAATGTTATCTCCGTTATGCTGACAGCGCATGCCCTGAGCCCCGATAATGTGGTGCGATCCTATAAGGAAGGCGCCGCATTTTACGTGCCCAAAGAGAAGATGGCCGAAATCGAGACCTATCTAAACGACATCCTGGACTCCCTGGAAAAGGGAAAAAACACCTGGAGCCGATGGTTTGAACGGCTGGGAACTTATTGTGAACAGCGTTTCGGTCCCGAATGGCAAAAGGACGACAAAATTTCCTGGGATAAATTTCCCTTCCATTAAAGGTAAGGTTCAGTACATCAGTTGGGGCAGAAGCAGGATAATCTGCGGAAAGATCGTCATGATGATAATCCCGATGACGATGGCAATCAGAAACGGGATGATCCCTTTGAATATGGATTCCAGGGAAACGTCTAACCCGAGGCTCTTGGCTACGCCGAAAACAACATATACATTGATGCCCACCGGCGGTGTGATAACGCCCATCTGGGTGACCAGCACGATAATCACGCCGAACCAGATCGGGTCGTATCCCAACTGGAGGATGACCGGGTAAAAAATCGGTATCGTCAGCATGATCAGGGCCATGGCATCCATGATGCACCCGCCGATCAGATAAACCATCACAACGGCCCCCAGAACCATATAGGGCGGCAAGTCGAATCCGCCGATCCACGAGGCGATGTTGAAGGGGATGCGGGTAACCGCCAGAAATTTGCCGAAAACCACGGCGCCGGCGATGAGGAGCATCACCATGCAGGAAGTTCGCAGGGTTTCATACAGGGACTTGACGAAACCCTGCCAGTTAAGGTTGCGCCGGATCAGGGATACGGCCAGGACGCCGGCGGCGCCGACGGCTGCGGCTTCCGTGGGGGTGAAAAGACCAAAAAAAAGACCGCCCATGACAAGGAAAAAAACGGCAACGGTATCGAAGGCGCCGGCCAAGGACTTGAATTTTTCCCGCCAGGTAAAGTGTTCACCATGGGGGCCCTGATCCGGAGCGACGCGGCACTGGATATAGATGGCGATGATAAACAGGATCGTCATGACAATGGCCGGCAGAATTCCTGCTACAAACAGGGCGCCGATGGACTGTTCCGTCAAGACCCCGTAAATGATGAGAACGACACTGGGCGGCATGATCATTCCCAGCCCTCCGCCGGCTGCCACTGAACCGGCCGACAGTTCGTCGGCGTAATGGTATCGTTTCATCTCGGGCATGCCGACCGTTGCCATGGTTGCGGCCGTGGCCGGACTTGAACCGCATACCGCGCCGAAGGCCGTACAGGCGGCCACGGTGGCCATGGCCAGACCGCCGCGGGTGCTCCCCAGAAATTTATAGGCGCTGTCATACAGTTTCCGGCTGATGCCGGCGTTAAAGGCAAACTGGCCCATCAGGATAAACAAAGGGATGGTGGTGAGTCCATAGGACGAGAAGGCTTCGTATATGTTTCTCGACAGAAGATTCAGGCCGCCTTTTGGAGAAATCATAACGGAAAAGCCGACATATCCCACAAGGGCCATGACATAAGCCACCGGCATACGGGTCATGAACAGGACAAGCATCAGCGCAATACCGATGATTCCGATCAGGGTTGGCGACATTCTTTTCCTCTCAGCTTGGCAATATTCTCCACTATATCCTGGATGATCAAAAGAAAGAAAATCAGGAAGCAGAAAGACACCGTATAGATGAGAACATATTCCGGAAACTCGAGGGTCATGGAGACCTCCCCTGATTTCTGGATGGTATGGGCATAAACGGCCATGCGCCAGGTGACCAGGGCAAATAATCCCAGACTCAGGAAACCGGTGAAAAGGTCCATAATTGTCTGCACCCTTTTGGAAAACAGGCGAACCAGAATTTCCACACCGATGTGAGCCTTGACCTGATGGGTGTAAGGCAGCGCGGTTGCCACCGACAGGGCGGCCATAAATATGACCAATTCAATGGACCCGAAAATGGGATGGCCGAAAAACCGGCCGATAACATCGACGCAAGTCAGGGCGACCATCCCCATCATGAAAACCGCGCCCATGGTTTTCATGATGTCAACGATTTTATGAATTATTTTCCAGAGAATCAGCATATTGATCGGATATTTACTTGAGCGCCGGGTCCGGGGCGGGAGTTTTTCCCGCCCCGGCGGCCGAAAGTTATTTCAGGCTGTTAAGGGTGTTGACGGTAAACTCAACGATTTCCTTGCCATTAAACCCTTTCTCGTTCAGGGTTTTAATATAGTCGTTATTAATCGGTGCAACCGCTTTTTCCCACCGGGCAGCTTCCTTTTTATCGATGCCGATAATCCGGCCGCCCTGATTGAGGAAATAATAGAGCCCCTCCATATCACTGGTGTCCCAGGCATCGCCATGCTTGACGATCCACTCTTCGTTGATCCCTGCGATGATCTTCTGAACATCCGCCGGCAGGGAATTCCATTTATTCTTGTTCATCACCACAAAAAAGGAGGTAGTGTAGGCTGCGCTGAAGGCTGCCGTGGCAAAACCGGTCACTTCGCCCAGTTTCCAGCCCTTATTGGCTTCAAACGGATAAACAGCCCCATCGACGACCCCTTTTTGAAGCATCTGATAGGTCTCCGGCATGGGTTGAGACACCGGGGTGCCGCCCAGCGCTTCCACCACCAGGGCGCTGGTTCCGTGCGCCCTGAATTTAAGCCCCTTCATGTCTTCGATTTTTGAAACCGGTTTGCTTTTGGTGTGGACCAGGCCTGGTCCGTGGGCGTGGAGATACATGACCTGGGTGTCGCTGAGTTCTTTGGGTGCGAACTTTTTATAGACTTCATTAATCACCAGGGTTGCCACCTTGCCGTTGGGATAACCCAGCGGAAGATCGATGGCGGACATTACCGGAAACCGGCCGCGGGTGTATGCCAAGACTGAAAACCCCAGATCGGAAAGTCCCTCCACCACGCCGTCGTAACACTGGTTCGCCTTGGTGAGGGTCTGGCCGGCGTAATATTCGATCTTGACCCTGCCGTTGGTGCGTTTTTCAACCTCTTTGGACCATGCTTCGGCAAGAACACTCTGAACGTGCGTGGGTGGGAAGAAGTTGCTGTAGGTGAGTTTGACGGTCTGGGCCTGTGCGTTCGGGCCGATTAAAATGAATGCGATGCTAATGAATACAATCAGGACGGACGCAAAGAAAATTTTTTTCATGGGAACCTCCTTCTTGTCGTTTTTATGCGGGAAAAATACAGTCGGTTTAACGTTTATGGGGGGGTGTGTGCATACCTCCTTTCTGGCATAGGTTTTTTAAATGGAAACGATCGGGACGCCGGTAAAAAAAACAGTGATTTCAAGCCGGCCCCTGATCGACCCCATAGCATACAATCGGAGAAATGACTAACAAAAAAAGCCTATAGAGGGGCCCTTCTATCTGTCCACGCATATTCCATCTTGCGACAGGGTTATCATTATAAGAAAACGGTCTAAATTTACAACAATATTTTTAAAATAACATTCCGTATTTCCTGATTGTGACGGGCGGCGCCCTCTCCAGGGGAAACGCGCGTCCTTAACCAAACCCTGGTGAGAAGCTATCAACCTGATAAAACAGGTTTTTCTAACTTCTCATTGAGTTTTGCAGCCACGCCCCAAAAGATGCACCGGGTCGGGCAGGCGTTGCTGCAGGCGGGCGCTTCATTGTGATTGAGGCGTTCGATACAAAGATCGCATTTAACCGCCGTTTCAGTCGCATTATCATACTGCATGGCCCCGAAAGGGCAGGCCTCCAGGCATGCTTTGCAGCCGATGCAAAGCCCCTTGTCGATCAGGACAATCCCGCGTTCATTTCTGGAAATGGCTTCCACCGGGCAGGATACCTTGCAGGGCGCATTGGCGCAATGGTGGCAGTGGATCGGAAAAAAATCGGGGGCGTTTTCAACCACGCGCACAAGCCTGGGTCCGATGCCCAGTTCGTGCTCCTGCTTGCAGGCGACTTCACAGGCATGACACCCCATGCATTCCTTCTTAAAAAACATCAGTGTTAATTTCTCCATCCGTTCATCTCCTCTTGATCTTCGCAGGGTGAAATGTTGCACAGGCAAACCCTGAGATTTGTTGCCGCCATCACCGGATCCAGGGTTTCCGGTGCGTTATCCGTCAGAATATTGATGTTGGAAATATCCCAGCCGTGTCCCTCTTCCTTCATTTCGGGAAACCACCAGCCGTGCTCTGCCACGACGACCCTTGGATCGATCCCGAAATTCAACTTGGCCCGCTGTTTGACGCGGCCTCGCGGTGAGGCAATGGTTACCCACTGCCCGGCCGCGATCCCGTGCTTTTTAGCGGTTTCGGGATGGATTTCCACGATGGGGTCGGGCCGGATCTCCCGCAGCCAGGGAATCATCCGGTTGGCGGAGTGAAAAAAAGTGGGGGTCCGCAAACCGGCATTGAGGATGTAGGGAAATTCGTCCAGCAAATCGGGGGTGGAGACCGGGCTTTCCGGCACTTCGGTATATTTCGGCAGGGGATCATGGCCCCATTTTTCAAGGGCGGTTGACAGCAGCTCCACTTTACCCGTCGGTGTTGAAAAGCCTTTTTGCCGATATTTGTGGTACGCCATTTCCCCTTTTAAATATCCGACCTTTTTAAATTCCTCCCAGGTCAGTCCCGAAGGTTCAAGGAGGTAATCGAGGGCAGTCTCCACCGTACTAAACCATTCCTGCCCCATGCGTTTGCCCAGTTCCATAAAAATTTTATGGTCCTGCCAGCACTCACCGATATCGACGGCCTTCTCCCGGGCCAGGGCGTAACCGTGGCGCTTCCAGTTGTCGGCAATATGGTTCTGTTCGAGCCAGGTCCCGGCCGGCAGAAAAATGTCTGCCAGGTCGGCTGTGGGGGTCATGAAAAAATCCATCACCGCCAGAAATTCCAGTTTTTTCAAGGCGGCGTAGGCTTCACGGGCATTTGCCCGGGTCACCACCGGATTGGTGCCGCAAAGCAGGCCGGCTTTTAAGGGGTAGGGTTTTCCGGTCAGAATGGCGTCCCAGGCCGCTTTCGGACTGATCAGGGCCACCCGTGCAGCCAGCTTGTACTGGTCCCCGCCCAGCTGTTTTTTGCGCTGCTCCGGCGCTAAATCCTTATGGCGGGAAAAGGCCGATACCGATCGCACCTTCGGCGGCACAAAAAAGACGTTTCCTCCGGGCGCGTCCAAATTCCCGGTCGCCGCCATCAGCCCCACCAGCGCACGGGTGCAGTCCGTACAGTTAATGGTCTGTTCTGTCGGTACGCCCCACTGGAGAATCGCCGGTTTGGTTTTGGCGTACATCCGGGCTGCCCTTCGAATGAGGTCCTTAGGGATCCAGGTAATGGATTCAACCGCTTCCAAAGGATATTCTTTTGCCCGCTCAACAAAGGCGTCCCATCCATGAACATAATGATTCACGAAATCTTTATCATAAAGGTCCTCTTCAATGATCACGTTCATAAACCCCATGGCCAAGGCCCCGTCGGTACCGGGCCTGATCTGGAGCCACAGGTCCGCTTTTTTGGCAAGAAATCCCTTGCGGGGGTCGATGACAATCAGCTTGGCTCCCTTTTTATAAGCGCTCCAGAAATCAACGCCCTTGTGCTCGTCCGGGTTTGTCCACTGGGGGTTGCAGCCCCACATGACAATGCATCGGGGATGGCCGTGCCAGTCGGCTACGGGCAGGTTGCCGCATGTGATCAGGGTGGCCCCGACCCGGGAAACGTAGCACATATGGCCGGCGGTGAGCACGTTGGGGGTTCCCAGCAGGTTGGCGAACCGATAGAGATGACTTTCATAATCTCTGCCGGTTCCCTGTCCAATGACGATGGACTCCGGCCCGCTGGCGTCCATGACCGATTTAAACTTTGCAACAACAGTGTCCAGGGCGTCATCCCAGGAGATTCGCTCCCAGCCCTTCTCTGTTTTTTTCATGGGATGGCGTATCCGATCGGGGTGATAGGCCAACTGGGTGATGGCCAGCCCCTTGCTGCACATGGTGCCTTGGCTTATGGGCGAGGCCGGGTCTCCCTCCACTTTGATGACCTTATTGTCCCGAACGTGAGCGATGACACCACATCCGCCATGACAGCTGCGACAGACCGTTCGAATTTTTTTTACTGCTCCCATCCGTGTCCTCCTTAATTATTTTCCATATCGAAGATATCCGAAATGCCGAACTTTAAAACATAGATGTAATTGAGCATGCTGCGGGTATTCTTTTCAACCGCAGGCAAACCTATCCCCAGGTCGCGCAGTTCATTGATGCGCAGTTCGATCTCTGCAATTTTCGCATGCATTTCCTTTAAATCCCATGTTTGTCCGGCGCGAATCACATTATCCATGTCGTTAGTTCTCCCTCAGATCTTTAAATCGCTTTGACTTCAGGGTATACCGGGGCAGTTCCCCCCGGGAGACAAAAACGATCCCAAACCGCAGGTTGGTCTTGATCTTTAACCGTTCGGACAGGTTGGCTGAGAATTCGGCCAGCCTGTCGTTGCCGGGCTTGTCCGGCAGTTCCACCCTAAGCGTGATCTCATCCAGGGCGCCTTTTTTCGCCACGACAATTTCATATTCACTGATTTCGGGAAATTCACTTCTTAAAAGATCTTCCACGGAGACCGGCGTAAAAAGGACCCCCCTGATCTTTCGCAAATGATCCGACCGACCGGCGACTTCTGAGACGGTCATGGACGTTCGGCCGCAAGGACATCCATCCGGTCCCCTTCGCACGACATCCTTTGTATTGAACCGGACCAGGGGAAACGAACGTCTCCCCAGCGGGGTCACAACCGCTACGCCGAGTTCCCCTTTGTCCACATCCCGGCTCAAGGTTTCCTGATCAAGAACTTCCACC
This portion of the Desulfobacterales bacterium genome encodes:
- a CDS encoding SulP family inorganic anion transporter, which produces MAQRIFPFLEWFQNYRFDSFKSDAVAGLTVALVLIPQSMAYAQLAGLPAYYGLYASFLPPLVAALFGSSRQLATGPVAVVSLLTAVTLEPLATAGSQGYIAYAVMLTLIIGVIQFSLGILRLGIVINFLSLPVINGFTNAAAIIIASSQLPKLFGVDIDKALNHLDTIVGLFKAVAADTHGPTLMMGLLAFVIMYGLKRLVPRVPGILVAVVVTSLLSWGLDFYRETSVDLPAVQSQEVNKLIQLYNREMLSVQSLSSNRSELTRELNRAAKTLHPLKALELKHQIAVLTHHVDTQKKQAAGYREKLRGFYLAGVRSPGGSLLLWLKNEVPRDSQSDGRTWRIQIDKQTILTDSIRLTSGGKVVGFVPKGLPAVSFPRMEFHTVLHLLTFAAIISLLGFMEAISIAKAMAAKTGQRIDPNQELIGQGLANIFGSFTSSYPTSGSFSRSAVNLQTGAISGLSGVITGLAVALVLLFFTPLLYYLPQSVLAAIIMVAVIDLINISGFIHAWQAQWYDGAISIITFVGTLVSAPHLDRGIFIGVGLSLLVFLYKSMRPATASLSLYDDEALHDAVTFCLQECRLMEVVRFDGPLFFANATYLEDQINMHRQTKKELKHIIIYANSINDLDATGEEALSLIVDRVRSAGVDISFAGANRSVMAVFKRTHLLFKIGEDHFYPTIEKAISAVHAQTHSENEEKMCPLTTVCRLPGSESEV
- a CDS encoding response regulator, whose amino-acid sequence is MSVITVFSGSYCKETDVIGRLQEATGYELIADSEIVAEAGRLSGLSEGKIARCFSAKTSIFDKFGREKKQAVIFLKSVLAKLLSRDKLLIAGFCGQLIPKPISHILRVCLIADMKHRIALAVAADKITEKEAIRLINKKDEDRVAWTLALFEKKDPWDGSFYDMVLPMDKIAVSDAVGRIAENAAKAVVQPTERSQQAVADFMVEARVEQALFKAGHSVDVATQAGQVTLTINRNVLRFKRLENELRKLVGQVPGAVDVQLKIGKKYHKSNIYRRHDFSLPDRVLLVDDEREFAESLSERLTMQDIDAAVTYDGSAALDLISEEEPEVMLLDLNMPGINGMEVLKQVKTNRPEVEVIIMTAHGSEAERKRCMELGAFAFLQKPVDPDILSETLRRAKKKIRRNIARQS
- a CDS encoding response regulator, with protein sequence MSKEALLKGKKILIVDDEPDVLDTLEELLSMCDITRASSFDEASRLLENEKFEFAILDIMGVAGYDLLKIASKKNVISVMLTAHALSPDNVVRSYKEGAAFYVPKEKMAEIETYLNDILDSLEKGKNTWSRWFERLGTYCEQRFGPEWQKDDKISWDKFPFH
- a CDS encoding TRAP transporter large permease, with protein sequence MSPTLIGIIGIALMLVLFMTRMPVAYVMALVGYVGFSVMISPKGGLNLLSRNIYEAFSSYGLTTIPLFILMGQFAFNAGISRKLYDSAYKFLGSTRGGLAMATVAACTAFGAVCGSSPATAATMATVGMPEMKRYHYADELSAGSVAAGGGLGMIMPPSVVLIIYGVLTEQSIGALFVAGILPAIVMTILFIIAIYIQCRVAPDQGPHGEHFTWREKFKSLAGAFDTVAVFFLVMGGLFFGLFTPTEAAAVGAAGVLAVSLIRRNLNWQGFVKSLYETLRTSCMVMLLIAGAVVFGKFLAVTRIPFNIASWIGGFDLPPYMVLGAVVMVYLIGGCIMDAMALIMLTIPIFYPVILQLGYDPIWFGVIIVLVTQMGVITPPVGINVYVVFGVAKSLGLDVSLESIFKGIIPFLIAIVIGIIIMTIFPQIILLLPQLMY
- a CDS encoding TRAP transporter small permease; the protein is MLILWKIIHKIVDIMKTMGAVFMMGMVALTCVDVIGRFFGHPIFGSIELVIFMAALSVATALPYTHQVKAHIGVEILVRLFSKRVQTIMDLFTGFLSLGLFALVTWRMAVYAHTIQKSGEVSMTLEFPEYVLIYTVSFCFLIFFLLIIQDIVENIAKLRGKECRQP
- a CDS encoding TRAP transporter substrate-binding protein; translation: MKKIFFASVLIVFISIAFILIGPNAQAQTVKLTYSNFFPPTHVQSVLAEAWSKEVEKRTNGRVKIEYYAGQTLTKANQCYDGVVEGLSDLGFSVLAYTRGRFPVMSAIDLPLGYPNGKVATLVINEVYKKFAPKELSDTQVMYLHAHGPGLVHTKSKPVSKIEDMKGLKFRAHGTSALVVEALGGTPVSQPMPETYQMLQKGVVDGAVYPFEANKGWKLGEVTGFATAAFSAAYTTSFFVVMNKNKWNSLPADVQKIIAGINEEWIVKHGDAWDTSDMEGLYYFLNQGGRIIGIDKKEAARWEKAVAPINNDYIKTLNEKGFNGKEIVEFTVNTLNSLK
- a CDS encoding 4Fe-4S binding protein, whose amino-acid sequence is MEKLTLMFFKKECMGCHACEVACKQEHELGIGPRLVRVVENAPDFFPIHCHHCANAPCKVSCPVEAISRNERGIVLIDKGLCIGCKACLEACPFGAMQYDNATETAVKCDLCIERLNHNEAPACSNACPTRCIFWGVAAKLNEKLEKPVLSG
- a CDS encoding molybdopterin-dependent oxidoreductase produces the protein MGAVKKIRTVCRSCHGGCGVIAHVRDNKVIKVEGDPASPISQGTMCSKGLAITQLAYHPDRIRHPMKKTEKGWERISWDDALDTVVAKFKSVMDASGPESIVIGQGTGRDYESHLYRFANLLGTPNVLTAGHMCYVSRVGATLITCGNLPVADWHGHPRCIVMWGCNPQWTNPDEHKGVDFWSAYKKGAKLIVIDPRKGFLAKKADLWLQIRPGTDGALAMGFMNVIIEEDLYDKDFVNHYVHGWDAFVERAKEYPLEAVESITWIPKDLIRRAARMYAKTKPAILQWGVPTEQTINCTDCTRALVGLMAATGNLDAPGGNVFFVPPKVRSVSAFSRHKDLAPEQRKKQLGGDQYKLAARVALISPKAAWDAILTGKPYPLKAGLLCGTNPVVTRANAREAYAALKKLEFLAVMDFFMTPTADLADIFLPAGTWLEQNHIADNWKRHGYALAREKAVDIGECWQDHKIFMELGKRMGQEWFSTVETALDYLLEPSGLTWEEFKKVGYLKGEMAYHKYRQKGFSTPTGKVELLSTALEKWGHDPLPKYTEVPESPVSTPDLLDEFPYILNAGLRTPTFFHSANRMIPWLREIRPDPIVEIHPETAKKHGIAAGQWVTIASPRGRVKQRAKLNFGIDPRVVVAEHGWWFPEMKEEGHGWDISNINILTDNAPETLDPVMAATNLRVCLCNISPCEDQEEMNGWRN